Proteins from a single region of Runella sp. SP2:
- the nhaD gene encoding sodium:proton antiporter NhaD, with protein MITLIIAVFVIGYIFITIEHSIHINKTATALLTGVFCWALYAFGSVDSHQVGEELSHHLANIAEIAFFLLGAMTIVELIDAHQGFGVITERIHTKDTRTLLWIISILTFFLSAVLDNLTTAIVMVSLLRKIIRDTDMRRFFAGIVIIAANAGGAWSPLGDVTTTMLWIGGQVSAVNIMKMLIIPSLVSLIVPLVYLSFRLKGSLEPPKPRKKDTDETITTFERNTMFFTGIGMLLFVPIFKTVTHLPPYMGVLLALGTVWVVSEVLHSKKDEEDRKPFTAAHALSKIDTSSILFFMGILLAIGVLEVTHTLSGLAAWMNDTIGNSDAIVFIIGIASAVIDNVPLVAASMGMYDLATYPQDHRIWEFLAYCAGTGGSMLIIGSAAGVAVMGMENISFFWYLKRISLLALLGYVAGALVFIMM; from the coding sequence ATGATTACTCTCATTATTGCCGTATTTGTCATCGGCTACATTTTTATCACCATTGAGCATAGTATTCACATCAACAAAACGGCAACCGCCCTCCTCACTGGTGTGTTCTGTTGGGCTTTGTATGCGTTTGGCTCGGTGGATTCACATCAGGTTGGGGAAGAGTTATCACACCATTTGGCAAACATTGCGGAGATTGCGTTTTTCCTACTTGGCGCCATGACCATTGTCGAACTCATTGATGCCCATCAAGGCTTTGGAGTCATCACAGAACGCATTCATACCAAAGACACCCGCACACTCCTTTGGATTATCAGCATTCTTACTTTTTTTCTTTCGGCCGTACTCGACAACCTCACTACGGCTATTGTAATGGTATCATTGTTGCGAAAAATCATTCGTGATACCGATATGCGTCGCTTTTTTGCAGGAATTGTCATCATTGCTGCCAACGCAGGCGGAGCATGGTCACCGTTGGGCGACGTAACAACAACCATGCTTTGGATTGGCGGACAAGTATCAGCCGTCAATATCATGAAAATGTTGATTATCCCGAGCTTAGTTTCTTTGATTGTTCCACTAGTTTATCTTTCATTCCGTCTAAAAGGCTCATTGGAACCACCCAAACCAAGAAAAAAAGATACAGATGAAACCATTACTACTTTTGAACGAAATACCATGTTTTTTACAGGTATAGGTATGTTGCTTTTTGTACCTATTTTTAAAACAGTCACTCATTTGCCGCCTTATATGGGCGTTTTACTTGCGCTCGGAACGGTATGGGTTGTTTCCGAAGTTCTTCACTCCAAAAAAGACGAAGAAGACCGCAAACCTTTTACCGCAGCACACGCATTGAGCAAAATTGATACCAGTAGTATTTTGTTTTTTATGGGAATATTATTGGCCATCGGCGTGCTTGAAGTGACGCACACGCTTTCTGGTTTAGCTGCCTGGATGAACGATACCATCGGAAATTCGGATGCCATTGTATTTATTATTGGGATTGCCTCCGCCGTCATCGACAATGTACCATTAGTAGCTGCTTCTATGGGTATGTACGATTTGGCTACGTACCCTCAAGACCACCGCATTTGGGAGTTTTTGGCTTACTGTGCTGGTACAGGTGGTAGTATGCTAATTATTGGTTCAGCAGCTGGGGTAGCAGTAATGGGTATGGAAAATATCAGTTTCTTCTGGTATCTCAAACGCATCAGTCTTTTAGCACTTCTTGGCTACGTTGCGGGAGCACTGGTCTTTATTATGATGTAA
- the guaB gene encoding IMP dehydrogenase, with product MLSDTSKFLYEALTYDDVLLVPAYSEVLPRDTTTQTQLTRNIRLNVPLLSAAMDTVTEYQLAIAMAQEGGIGIIHKNMTVEAQAAQVRKVKRSESGMIVDPITLDEDATLRDAHRIMSEFKIGGIPVVDKSSKLIGIITNRDLRFQKDLTKGVVGVMTKDNLITANEGITLEEAESILQEFKIEKLPIVDKHHKLVGLVTYRDIIKRKDRPNACKDSLGRLRVGAAVGVTPDLIRRVEALLKAGVDVVSIDTAHGHSLGVIEALKGVKSQFPNLDVLVGNIATGEAAQALAAAGADGVKVGVGPGSICTTRIIAGIGMPQLTAVYEAAKAIEGTGVPVIADGGIRYSGDIVKAIAAGANTVMIGSLLAGTEEAPGEEILYEGRRFKSYRGMGSVEAMEDGSKDRYFQDAEDDIKKLVPEGIVGRVPYKGKVAEIIYQLVGGLKAGMGYCGAADIQTLQKAKFVRISAAGMKESHPHDIHIAKEAPNYTTK from the coding sequence ATGCTCTCAGACACATCCAAATTCCTCTACGAGGCCCTCACGTACGACGACGTTCTGCTCGTCCCTGCTTACTCCGAAGTGCTCCCGCGTGACACAACCACGCAAACACAACTCACTCGAAATATTCGATTGAATGTTCCTCTGTTATCTGCTGCTATGGATACCGTTACTGAATACCAATTGGCCATTGCCATGGCGCAAGAGGGAGGAATCGGGATTATCCATAAAAACATGACTGTTGAAGCCCAAGCTGCGCAAGTACGTAAAGTAAAACGCTCCGAAAGTGGGATGATTGTTGACCCTATTACGTTAGACGAAGACGCTACGCTGCGTGACGCACATCGCATTATGTCTGAGTTCAAAATCGGAGGGATTCCTGTGGTTGATAAAAGCAGTAAATTGATTGGTATTATCACCAACCGCGATTTACGTTTCCAAAAAGATTTAACCAAAGGCGTGGTTGGCGTTATGACCAAAGATAACCTGATCACTGCTAACGAAGGTATCACGCTCGAAGAAGCCGAAAGTATTTTGCAGGAGTTTAAGATTGAAAAATTGCCTATCGTTGACAAACACCATAAATTGGTAGGTTTGGTTACGTATCGTGACATTATTAAACGTAAAGACCGCCCCAATGCCTGCAAAGACAGTCTTGGACGCCTTCGGGTTGGAGCGGCAGTAGGTGTGACGCCCGATTTGATTCGTCGCGTTGAAGCACTCCTTAAAGCGGGTGTGGACGTGGTAAGTATCGACACTGCTCACGGACATTCATTAGGGGTAATTGAAGCATTGAAAGGGGTGAAAAGCCAATTCCCTAATTTGGATGTATTGGTTGGAAATATTGCGACTGGCGAAGCTGCTCAGGCATTGGCCGCAGCGGGTGCTGATGGGGTAAAAGTAGGCGTTGGCCCTGGAAGTATCTGTACGACGCGTATCATTGCGGGAATCGGGATGCCACAGTTGACGGCGGTTTACGAAGCCGCCAAAGCCATTGAAGGCACAGGAGTTCCAGTGATTGCCGACGGTGGTATTCGCTATTCGGGTGATATTGTAAAAGCAATTGCTGCGGGTGCAAACACCGTAATGATTGGTTCGTTGTTAGCAGGGACGGAAGAAGCACCAGGCGAAGAAATTCTTTACGAAGGACGTCGCTTTAAATCATACCGTGGTATGGGCTCGGTTGAAGCGATGGAAGATGGTTCGAAAGACCGTTATTTCCAAGATGCAGAAGACGACATCAAGAAACTTGTGCCCGAAGGAATCGTAGGCCGCGTTCCGTACAAAGGAAAAGTAGCCGAAATCATTTACCAATTGGTAGGTGGTTTGAAAGCTGGAATGGGCTACTGCGGTGCGGCTGATATTCAAACCCTGCAAAAAGCGAAATTTGTTCGTATCAGCGCGGCGGGGATGAAAGAAAGCCATCCGCACGATATTCACATTGCGAAGGAAGCACCAAACTATACTACAAAATAG